The sequence AGTTAAAATTGAATATCAGAGACCATCAAGAATCCTTCAACCTTTGGAGATTCCACAGTGGAAATGGGAGAGCATTGCAATGGACTTCATGTTGGGTTTACCTAGAACTCGAACAGGTTGTGATGCCATTTGGGTAGTTGTGGATCAACTGACTAAGCCGTCTCACTTTCTTCCCATTCGGATAAGTTGCACAATGGAGGAGTTAGCGCGGCTATACATTAAGGAAATTGTGAGGCTACAAGGTGTACCTTTCACCATTGTATCCGACAGAGATCCTCGATTCACCTCAAGGTTCTGGGAAGTCTTTCAGCGAGCATTTAGCACTCAATTGAGCCTAAGTACTGCATATAACCCTCAGACGGATGGCTAATCAGAAAGAACAATCCAGACTTTGGAAGACACGCTGaaagcttgtgttttggaccaactgGCGAGTTAGGATTGGTATATGCCCCTAGTGGAGTTTGCTTATAACAACAGTTACCATGCAAGCattggaatggctccgtatgaagcTTTGTACGGtagaaaatgtcaatctccacTATGCTGGTATGAAGCGGGAGAAAGAAGTTTGCTAGGGTCTGAAATGATAGCTGAAACCACTGAGTAGATAAAGAAGATCCGTGGCCGAATGCTTATAACTCAAAGCCGTCAGAAGAGCTCTGCTGATCAAAGGTGGAAGCCTTTGGAGTTTGAAGAAGGAGAACACGTCTTCCAGAAAGTTACTCCAACCACCAGAATAGGAAGATCCATTAAGACTAAAAAGCTAAATCCCCGTTacattggaccgtttgagatcctgAAGAGAATTGGACCAGTGGCGTATAGGATCGCTTTACAACCACATCTTTCgaacttgcatgacgtatttcATGTATCGCAGCTTCGTAAATACACTTTTGATCCAAGTCATGTCCTGGAACCAGAATCAGTTCAAGTAAGGGAAGATCTGACGCTTCTAGTAACTCCAGTCAGGATTGATGACACCAGCATCAAACGTTTATGCGGAAAAGAAGTTTTTTTGGtgaaagtagcttggagtcgggCTGGTATCGAAGAGCATACCTGGGAGCTTGAATCAGATATGCagaaggactacccacacctctttttaGGTAACTAActctgaattttgaggacaaaattcttaattgagtgggtaggatgtaaaccccgctaaaattagtaaataattcattaataaattgaattttaattagaaaaattaaaaatgtaaatctaatattaaaataggatagagctcttcaaaacgagaattttgacactaatttcgaagaatttggcctaagattgggctgaccggttgaaccgggcccaaattaggcccgtgggcccaaccagACCCAACACTTAAATGAGTTCAGCTCATCACTTCCCTTCCATTCCTCATTTCATTCCAGCAGCCATGGGAGGAGGAAGGTGAAGGCCAAAAACCTAACTTCCACTTTCATCCACCATAACTTCTTTttccgagctccaatcgccgcatcgtttgcggctacgcgtccagcgcgtcgagctctacaattcTATTAGAACAATTTTTTTGGTAAGTCACTCTAACACTCCAGCCTCTCCTTTCccccaatttttgaaaaattatgtagtggtgttgaatttctttactttttgatgtattaggatccaattagcttaaGAAAAATGTTCACTCTTTCTTATAcaaagcttgggtaaggtgagaaaaCCATAACTCTatctaatttttgaatttgtgcAATAGATATTGAgtttgggtatatatgtgttgtatatttgtattaggtagtgtgtatgtaaTTGAAACTTGAAATTGTGGACATTGGAGGCCTTGGATTGGTGTCAATTCTTGGTGATTTTGTGAATTGTGGAGCTGTTTGTGTGTGCCTTAAATGTTGCCTTGAACCAAAtgtggaaatcggctaaggtatggtttaggttttgtgtatttaatatataatgctctgtgaaaacttaggctagacgacccTAGGATAAGTTGAAATGTGTAAATATGTTAAAGTTTAGTAACTTTGATGGAATTATTAAATGATATTGAGAATGAGTAGTGATTGATGATTTTGTTGAAAGTGTGGTGTTGGTGTTAGATGATGAATTCAATTGAGTTTGATGGAAGGTTAATTAGTGTACTTGATATAAATTAGCAATTCTTAATGTAAATGTTGAGCCATTCATGACAGTGGGGTGAAGTATTTATTGTTGGTGATTGTTGAATAAAAGGATTAAATGTATATGTTAGTATGTGTGACATGGGAACTATATATATATGAGTATAATTGTCATTGATTTTGGTTGAGGATTTATGAAAATGTATGTGTATATGCAGATAGTTATTGAATAGTTGAGTGTATTGGGTGTGGTGTGTTGTAAAATGAATGGGAGATGTGGAGTTAAGTTTTGGTAATGCTTGGTTGTGAAATGTTTAGTATGAAATGAGGTTTTGGTAAAAATAGGGGTTTGGTGATCTTtggaaaaaactaattttttatgaACTTCGGTGATTCTTAACTCGAATCTCAAATTTTGGATGAACATGAGATTCGTTTCAAATCAAAGAGGGTTTTATAAGCTTGAGAATAGTATAAATTTTGTGGAAAACCTAATtctgtagagaaagttatggacgtCAAAAATCTTGTGCAAAAAACTGAAATTTTTTTAAGTATAGCAGAATCAAGATTTCtggtgtgtgcatacgcacactgatGTGCGTACGTACCCAGCAGTAGCAACAATttcatttgtgcgtacgcacgactttGTGCGCACAAACACACAAGGGTATGCATACTGTTGGTAGTGCTCGCACATGTGAGGCGCACGCACACTAAATAGTTCCTGGCCGGTGTGCACACACACACAttagtgcgtacgcacacactctgcttttcacaaattgtgcgcatgcacacttatgtgcgtccgcacacactcTATTTTTCTGCACCTGTATTTTGTGAATTAAGCATGGTTTTGAACCGTTAAAACCTCTATTTTTATCCTTTTAACCCTAGATGTTATTAGTAAGCTTAGTAACTAGttgaagctaggaaattgaagTAACTTGGGGATGAAGAAAAGGGTAAACATGGTGAATTATAAGAGAATGATGTGAAAGCTAAATGAATACATGTTGTTATGGCTAAGATGAATGATTATATGATGAATGTGAATGGTTTGAATATTATGCGGCTTATGAAtttaatgatatctgagatacaagttttcctgggtaacagaaccgtggcttgccaccgcGTGTTCCAAGTTGaaacttgatactctgttgaccttacgtcgtaagggtgatcAGGAATCTATAAATTCACGGGAATGCATATCCCCCATTGAGTGAGatataaatgaatgaatgaatatatGAATTACGAATGAATGagaaaatctatgcatagactcatggggatgcgcgacgaTGGACAGTCTAAGGGTTTTggacttgtcgagttggctggataaccgacagatgagcctcatcagccataggacaggcatacatcatgtgcattctgTTTGTCTTGTCTGCTATGCATTACTTGGGATTACCTAACTGAACATATACTCTGCTAATTGCTGTATTTGCTACCTGCACTACCTATTTTCTACTTGTGCTTGAAAGTGTTTGGTTGTTTGTCTTTGCTAAATCATTGGTGATGGAGGAGCGGAGGAAGGATGGGACAGGTTGGTGATAACGTTAGGTTTAAGTAAGTAAGTTTGGAATTCCTTAGAATACCTACCCTTGTTATGGCTTCTGCTTAGAGTTTAAGTTTTATGATTGAGTGTTGGCgttttaggattgcctctggcattcgcaggaccttatatattatatgggtggcacctttaccatgctgagaacctccggttcttaccccatactgtgttgttattttcagatgcaggtcgagaggctcctcgctaggtgTCTGGATTCTTAAAGAGGAGCGGTCCCTGGGTTCTTTTGATTATCAATTTATGTACATATatgcttagctttctctccaagaaacttatttattttgtccctcttagaggtttaaggagagttaaggctttatttctgtattttgggtattttgggatacttgtatatgtatgtaaatattctccagccagccttggcttcgcaggctgagtcaggagctagttatgctGTATTCTTGGCTATCTATCCACTCTTTCGCTTATTCATATCTATGAtatttaggtttcttagcacgcaagtaattctgtttcttgagcattgcgctttttattttgcgattttgctttacctatttttcaaggctcctagtatattatattttttcgcTATTATACGTATGTATTTTATGATTAGTGGtccgtaacaccacactacctctgttctacggcttaagcgtaaagctctgatGATATTTCTTCTTTTAGTTTTCAATCTTGCATATGTGATTGACTCAAAGACTACCAATTGCCGATGCCACCGAAAATTCCATaccgaaagagaaagaaaagattgtTCAATTGAATATGAAACGTGATGAAGATACTTTTGCATGTCGATGTCATATTCTCAATACTTTATCCGACCGACTCTATGATCTCTATATGTCAATTCAATCACCATTGGAGATTTGGAAATCTTTGAAAGAAAAGTAAAATATTAAACGACAAGGGACAGTAAGTTTATTAtgataaaatattttgaatttattatgaatgatactatgCTTGTTATCGATCAAATTTATGAATTAAAAATCTTTGTAAGTAGATTTTGTGATCTACAAGTAGTGATTCCTAAATCATTATAAGTTGCagtaattatttcaaaattgccTTTATCATGGAATAGTTATAAAAAAAAGTTTTACATCTTGGTGAGGACTTCACAATTGAGAAATTACTAAGGCATATACATATAGAGGAGGAAACTCGAAAACGTGATGCTGTGTATCTCTCTGAAAGTTCTAAAGTGAATCATATTGGTGAAAACA is a genomic window of Arachis ipaensis cultivar K30076 chromosome B06, Araip1.1, whole genome shotgun sequence containing:
- the LOC107646619 gene encoding uncharacterized protein LOC107646619; amino-acid sequence: MQALEWLRMKLCTVENVNLHYAGMKREKEIKKIRGRMLITQSRQKSSADQRWKPLEFEEGEHVFQKVTPTTRIGRSIKTKKLNPRYIGPFEILKRIGPVAYRIALQPHLSNLHDVFHVSQLRKYTFDPSHVLEPESVQVREDLTLLVTPVRIDDTSIKRLCGKEVFLVKVAWSRAGIEEHTWELESDMQKDYPHLFLGN